In Polaribacter pacificus, the genomic window TTAATGAAGCCTTAACTTTGGCAAAAACCTATTATAATAATGATGAGCAAACCAATCGGTTTTTAATCATTATTTCAGACGGAGAAGATCATCAAGATGAAACCAGCAAGGTTGCACAAAGCATGTCTAAAGAAGGTATTAAGATTTTTACCATTGGTGTTGGAACCGAGCAAGGAGGCCCAATCCCAATTAAGACAAACGGATCTTTGGTAGGATACAAAAAAGACAACAAGGGAGAAACTGTCATAACCAAGCGCAACCAAGAAGTTTTAGAAGAAGTAGCAAATTCTGCTAGTGGACGCTATATCGACGGAAACAAAACTGAAACTCCTGTGGATATACTTGAAAAAATATTGGCAAACGCACAAAAAAGTGAGTTTGAAACCAAGCAATTTTCAGATTATAAAGATCAATTTCAGTGGTTTATTGGTTTGGGGATCCTCTTTCTTTTAATTGATGTATTTTTCCTTGACAAAAAAACAAAATGGGTTAAAAAAATTGATTTATTTAATGAGCAATAAAACAATACCAATGAATAGAATTAAAAACATCTTTACCGTAGTATTCTTCGTGCTGTTCTCTGCTACGAGCTTTGCTCAGCAAGATAGCATTGCACTTCAAAGAGAGGCCAGAAGCTTGTTGAGAAATGGAAATGAACTCTATCAGCAAGAAAAGTATACTGATGCCAGTGTCCTATACAAAAAGGCCTTAGAAAAAAGCGCCACCTATAAAAAGGCTAGTTATAATTTAGGCAATGCCTTGTATTTGCAAAAGGATTATAAAGAAGCAGTTCCTCAATTTGAATTGTCTGCAAAAGCGGCAAAAGACAAGTTCTCAAAAGCAGAATCTTTTCATAACCTTGGGAATTCTATGATGGAGCAAAAGCAATATCAACAAGCGATAGACGCTTATAAGAATGCCTTGAGAAACAATCCAAATGATGATGAGACTCGTTACAATTTGGCCGTTGCAAAAAAGAAATTAAAAGAGCAAAAGGACAAAGAGAACAAGGACAATAAAGACGACAAAAAGGATAACAAAGACAAGAAAGACAACAAAGATAAGAACGACGATAAAGGAGATCAAAAGGACGATAAAAAAGGAGACCAGAAAGACGAGGATAAAAACAAGGACGACAAAAAAGATGATCAAAATGGTGATCAGAAAGACAACAAAGACCCTAAACAAAACGAAAATAAAGACAATAAGAAAAAAGAGCAGCCTAAAAAAGGCAAAATGACTCCTGAGCAGATCAAACAATTGTTAGAGAGTTTGAACAACGAAGAAAAAAAGACTCAGAAAAAAATGAACGTAGAGAAAGCAAAAGGAACAAAAACCAATAAAGAAAAAGATTGGTAAGTAATTTTTAATATTTACAAATCTTATTATTTTTGATTGTTGACAAAATGAAAATGAAAGCGTTTTACATACTGTGTTTTATTGGATTGTTTACCCAATCCTTATTAGCCCAAGCGACATTTACTACTGCGGTTAGTAAAAACAAATTGGGTGTAAACGAACGTTTTAGAATAGAATTTACCATCAATATGCAAGGTGCAGATAATTTTTCTCCACCAAATTTTAAAAATTTTAAGGTCATAGCTGGGCCAAGTCAATCTGTAAACCAAGCGTGGATTAACGGAAAAACTACCTTTTCACAATCCTATATTTACACCCTGCAACCAAAAAACATTGGCGTTTATACTATCCCTGGAGCAACCATAGAGTTTGGAGGAAAAACACTCACTTCCAATACGGTTGAGATGAACATCTTAAAAGCAGTCGATATTCCAAAAAATCCAAATGACCCTAATTATATTGCTGAGCAAAACGTACACTTGGTTGCAGAAGTTTCTAAGACCAAGCCTTATGTTGGAGAAGGTATTTATGTTGAGTATAAGCTGTATGTTAGTCAAAACATCAGTGTAGATAATTATGAGGTAACAGAAAGCCCAAAATACAATGGCTTTTGGAATCAAGACATTAGAATAGACAATTTACAGGTAAAATTAGGGAAGTTTAACGGAGAAGATTATCGTTATGTAGTCTTAAAAAAAGCGCTACTTATTCCAACAAAATCAGGAAAACTGATAATTGAACCCATGAAAATGGATGTGTGGATTGGAGTACCAACCGGCCGAGGTGATTTTTTTGGAAACCCAATTACTACAACTGTTAGAAAAGAGTTTACCTCTGCCCAAAGAAACATTCAGGTTGCTGCTTTACCCATAAAAGGAAAACCAGAAAACTTTACAGGTGCCGTTGGAGATTTTGATTTTGTAGTTTCTGCAAATAAAAATGATTTAAAAGCCAATGAATCATCAGAAATAAAAGTGACTGTATCAGGAAAAGGAAACTTAAAACTCTTTAGCTTACCTAACATAGAAACGCCAAAAGAACTAGAGGTATATACCCCTGAGCACAAGGAAAACCTAAGAACCACAGCAAGTGGGTTGCAGGGTACAGTCTCTGATTTATATACCGTTGTTCCGCAATTTAAAGGGAAATACAAAATTCCAAAACTGGCCTTCTCCTATTTTAATCCTTCAGAGAAAAAATACAAGACTATAACAACAGACGATTTGTATGTAAATGTTTTAGAAGGGAAAGAAATTGTAAGCAGCACAAATGCAGACACGGCTAAAAAAGATGTCGTAATTTCTGGAAACAACTTTAGATATATTCAAACCAGTACTAGTTTTAAACCTAAAACGACAAGCTTTTTCTTTGATTCAAATCTGTTTTATCTACTCTTAATTATCCCTTTACTTTTTATACCGATTGGCATAATCATCTATAATAAAAGTGTCGAAAAGTCAAAAGACCTGGTTGGCAAGAAACTTAGAACAGCAGATAGGCTCGCTAAAAAGTACTTATCCGAAGCTAAAAAACAACTCGGAAACAAAGAAGCGTTTTACATAGCTTTAGAAAGAGCTTTGCACAATTATTTAAAAGCAAAATTGCAAATAGAAACTGTAGATATAAGTAGAGAGAGTATCAAAGAAATTTTAATTGATAAAAAGATCAGTGAAGAAACTATTGAATCTTTTATTGAGGTTTTAGACGGTTGTGATTTTGCTCGTTATACTCCGATCACTGATGTGATGATGCAAGATGAGTTTGAAAAAGCCAAACATGTAATTTCTCTTATAGACAAACAATTATAAGCTGATGAAAAAAAGTATATACATCGTATTTATACTCGTTGCACAAACAATGTTTGCGCAAACTAGTAGCGCTTTGTTTGATCAAGCAAATGGTTTATACAAAGAAGGACAATATAAAAAAGCAATAGAGCTTTATACACAGATAGAAGGAAAAGACAGCATATCATCCGACCTGTATTACAATTTAGGAAATTGTTACTACAAGCTAAACAGTGTTGCCAATACCATCTATTATTATGAGAAAGCCTTATTGATCAATCCTCTAAATACAGATGCTACTAATAATTTGACATTTGCAAAAAGAATGGTCATAGACAACATAGAAGAGCTGCCTCAGACCTTTTTACAGAGATTAGAAACCAACTACATCAAAAAGTTATCCTTTGATCAATGGGCTCGTATTTCAGTAATCTTCTCGGTTCTAACCGCAGTCCTTTTTTTACTCTTTTATATTTCAAAAATCTCAAACAAAAAAAGGATTTACTTTATTACAAGTATTATTGCATTTCTAGGCTTGTTAGCTTCTTTAAGTGTTAGTTATCACCAATACGACAAGCATAAAACAACTAAAACAGCAATTATCTTTGCTGCAAAAGTGTCTGTGAAAAATGCTCCAACCTCAAATTCAGATGAAATTTTTGAATTACATGAAGGAACCAAAGTTCAGATTTTGGATGCCGTTGACGATTGGAATAAAATCCTTCTAGCCGACGGAAAAATTGGTTGGATGAGCTCTAGCGAATTAAAATTGTTAACCCAGAATTAACAAATAATTACTTAAATTTTAGTAAATTCGCATTTCTGACAAAAAAACTGATGAACAAAAACAAGATAGCAATCTTTTTTTCTTTTATTTTTATCCTGTTTGTAACAGCGCCAACCGTTGTTACATTAATAGATGAATCTATTGATATCTCTTTTATTTACTCTACTTCGGAAGAAGAAGAACAAGGACAAAAAGCAGATAAAAATGTCAAAGTTTTCATTGTTCAGGTAAAGCCAAATGAATTTGAGTTTGCCAAAGTTTCTAATGACAACAATTTAGGACATAACAACGCTAATTATCCTAAGCCTTATCTCAACGTGGTATTTCCACCTCCAGAGTACAATGTGGCTTAATCTTAGCCCAAAAACTTTCTATTTACTTAGAACACAATCATTCAATTTTTTTATTAATTAATTCCTACTTTTAGCAAGGAATTAAAAACTTATATTTATATGAAATCTATTTTTTCAAATATTAAAGGGGATATTTTTGGTGGTATTACTGCTGGTATTGTAGCCCTTCCACTAGCTTTAGCTTTCGGTGTTAGTTCTGGATTAGGACCTAGTGCTGGATTGTATGGGGCCATCTTTTTAAGTTTTTTCGCCGCATTATTTGGCGGTACTAGCACCCAAATTTCTGGACCAACTGCCCCAATGACTGCCGTTAGTGTTGTGGTTATTGCAGGAATCGTGGCTGCCAACGATGGAGATGTTACAAAAGCACTTCCTTACATTTTATTTGTATTTTTCTTGGCAGGTTTACTTCAAGTAATACTAGGATTAGCTGGTTTAGGAAAGTACATTAAATACATACCCTATCCGGTCGTCTCTGGTTTTATGACAGCAATTGGAGTAATTATTATCATTACACAAATTTTACCAACTGTTGGATATTACCCAAAAGAGGATGTTGCTTTTGTAAATGAATTTAAACCTCAAGCAGAAGAAATCATCTTACAAAATATTCTTAAAGATGAAGCAGGAGAAGGTATTTTGGTTTTAGAAGATTTTAAAGAAACCATCAACAGAGCAGGAACAATTACAGAGGATCAAATATTAAAAGAGTCTCAAACTCTTGCTGCTAGTAATACTTCTGGTGTAATCGGCGCAGTGAAATCACTTCCAAGAGCTATTGGAAATATTAACTGGTTAGAGCTTATTTTAGCTCTTTCGACTATTTTTATTATCTATGGTTTTAAACGAATAACAACTGCCGTCCCAAGTACTTTGGTGGCCTTGCTCGCAGTTAGTGGAGTGGCCTATTTTGGAGGCTTGGATTACCGTTCTATAGAACAAATTCCATCGGGTTTACCGATACCACATTTTGAAATGTTTACACAATTTAGTCTTGGCGGAATTTCACCTTATATTTTTACCGCACTATCATTAGCGCTACTTGGAGCCATTGACTCATTACTAACTTCGGTCGTTGCAGACAATATGACCAAGACAAAACACAATCCAAATAAAGAATTAATAGGTCAAGGAATTGGAAATAGTATTTCATCAATTTTTGGTGGTATCCCTGGTGCAGGTGCAACAATTAGAACCGTTGTAAACATCAATGCTGGAGGAAAAACAAAACTTTCTGGTATGGTTGCCGCACTATTATTACTATTAATTTTATTAGCATTAGGCCCGGTAGCTTCACAGATTCCTGCAGCAGTATTAGCTGGTATTTTAATTACTGTAGGTATTGGTGTAATGGACTATAAAGGACTAAAGGCTGTTGTAAAAATGCCTTCTGGTGAAGTCGTTATTATGTTTATCGTATTAATCTTATCTACGTTCTGGAATTTAGTGAACGCAGTAGGAATTGGTTTGGTAATGGCTTGTTTGTTATTCATGAAAAAAATGGGTGATGTCTCAGAAAAAAGATCAGATGTAAAATCACTTAAAAAAGAAAAAAGCTGGGAAGATGAAGCTGATTTTCCAGAAGATTTAAAAGAAAAAGTATACATCAAACACATTAAAGGTCCTTTGTTCTTTGGATCTACTAGTAATTTCCAGAGTTTAACCAAACAAATTCCAAGTTCTGCAGAATATGTAATCATTCGTATGGGAAGATCTCCGTACATGGACCAATCAGGTTTGTATGCGCTAGAAGATGCTGCTATGGAGTTGGTTCAAAATGGCAAAAAAGTATTATTAGTAAATGTGTTAACCCAACCTAAATATATGTTAGAACGTATAGATCTTGTTCCTGATTTGATTCCTAAGGAACATATCTTTAAAACATTTAAAGACTGTACAAGTTGGATTAAAGAACAAACAAAAAACTAAACAATGTTACATAGAGATAAAGCAGTTACAAAAGAGCAGCAGGACAAATTGACCCCACTGCGCGTTTTACAAGATTTTATTGAAGGGAATGCACGATTCATTAGAGATGAGGTGCATTCTATCAACCACAAAGCCTTGATAACACAAACTACTGAAGGACAGCATCCAAAAGCAATTGTACTCTCTTGTATCGATTCAAGAGTTCCTGTCGAATTAATCTTTGACCAGACTATTGGAGATATTTTTGTAGCAAGAGTAGCAGGTAATTTTGAGAATACAGATATCTTAGGAAGTATGGAGTATTCTTGTAAGGTTGCTGGTAGTAAATTGATATTTGTATTGGGACACGAAAGTTGTGGAGCCATAAGAGCTGCCTGCGACCATGTAGAATTAGGGAATATTACCTCTATGCTAGCCAATATTCAGCCCGCTGTTAAAATGTCTGAAGGTCAAGTAAACGGCAAGAAAAATTCTTCGAATGAAGAATTTGTAAACAAGACCATAGAGAACAACGTAATGTTAACTATCGACAGAATTAGAGACAAAAGCCCAATTTTAAAAGAAATGGAACAAAACCAAGAAATTAAAATTGTAGGTGGCGTCTATCAGCTGAGTACAGGAAAAGTATACTTAATCTAATTAAAAAGGAGGCAATTGCCTCCTTTTTTTATATCTCTTCTAGAAGCTTGTCCAGACCCTCTGTTTTAAGTGGCTGGTTTTCCAAGTCGATGCTTGGAATAATTGCTGGGACTATGCTTTTTATCGGCCCATATAATAAAGATTCATCGAGTGTTTCTTGTTTGACAAAACTTATTGTTTTGTTCATTTTTTGAAAGAAGATAAAAAATACACTTAGTATCAACGCATATTTTAAAAAGCCAAAGACACCTCCTAATATTTTATTAATTATCCCTAATGCTGCAAAATCTGCTAATTTAGTTAGCAGTTTCCCAGCTAGGCTCACTAAAACTATGATAACGATAAAGGTAAGTGCAAAAGCTGCCAAAGAAATCTGTTTTTCTGACCAAGACACACTTTCTTTAAGATACGAAGCTGCATAATCCGAAAAATGAATGGCACCATAAACCCCACCTATCAAAGCAATTAGTGAAGCGATTTCCACAAAAAAACCTTTTATCAAACCTCTAACAAAACCAAAAACCAATACAATCGTAATAACAATATCAAAAACATTCATAATTTAAAAACAACTTTTTTATACTACTTTACAGTTTCTTATTACAAGTGAGAGATTTCTACTTTGATTCTGCGTAGCTAACTTACTACAAATCGCACGAAAATTCAAATGTCTGTTCTTATTAAAGAAAAATATTGCAAAGAGTGCGTATCTTTGAGGCATTATATTTTTTTATGACAGAAAATAGCACCTTAAAAGAAAAATGGGATTACATCATTGAAAAACTCTCTGCTCAATTTGCAGATGGGGATCCTTTAAATATTGACGCAGTTATATATCTTGTTGGTGTTCAAGAACTTGGACAAGGACAACGTAAATTTAAAAAAGACGAAAAATTAAACCTAATGCATATTGCCATTTGCAAATTGCTAGAGCCATATGGCTACTATGAATTTGATTTTTTTGATGAAGATGGATGGCCGCATTATAAAACAATCAATCAGTTGCCTAATTTAAAACCTGGAGAACAATCTGTATTGATGAAAGAATCTATTGTTGCTTATTTTGAGAATTTAGATTTCTTTAAGTAACTTTAATTTTTCTTACCAAAACAGAAAATAGCTTAGGAACCCAACGCTTTAGGTAGATTCCAAACTTCTCTTTGGTTCCAGCGATATAAACCTCCTCTTTTTTTTGAGCAATAGCCTTGAGCATTTTTGTAGCAAAACGCTCTGGATCTATTCCGTTTTCTGTTGCTTTATCCATGCTTTGTTGTGGGCTACCATCACCCGTTAAAGCATTCATAGATACTGAAGTCTTTACAAACCCTGGGCAGACGATTGTCACTGATATATTGTCTGTAAAACACTCCGCTCTTAAACTATCAAAAAAGCCATGCAAGGCATGTTTGGATGCAGCATAGCTAGATCGATAAGGGGTACCTATAATCCCTACAGCACTAGATGTGACCACAAAATGACCTTTTTGTTTTTCAATAAAATGAGGTAATAAGGCCTTAGTAAGTGCAATAGTTCCAAGATAATTAACCTTCATTATTTTTTCATCTACACTTAGCTCAGTGTCTTTTGCCAATGATCGTTGGCTGATGCCTCCATTGTTAATTAAAACATCTACAGTTCCGTGCTTTTTGATCAGCTCAGCAACTTTGCTCGGAAAATCTTTATAGTCTTCTAAATCTAAGGGAAAAGGAAATACCTTCTCTGGGTCCTTACACAACTGTTGCACCTCTAACAAAGCTGGCAATTTTCTCGCAGAAAGAATTAAAATTGCATTTTCTTCTGACAATTTAATTGCTAGAGCTTTTCCGATTCCAGAAGATGCTCCAGTAATCCAAACGATTTTATTTGAAAAATTCATGTAAAATAATTTAAAAGCAATGTACTTATTTTAACTTAGAAATAGTAATTTTGGTACACTTCTTGAGAAGTTTAAGAAAATTAAAAAATTGATTATGAAAAAATTATTCATTCTTTTTGCCCTGTTTGCAATCACAGCACAAGCTCAATATAAAATAGAAGGAACCCTAAACCCTGCCGACAAATTTAGCTGGGTAATCCTGTATAAAATTGAAGGTGCAAAACAACTGTTTGTAAAAAGTGGTAAAATTGAAAATGGTCAATTTAAATTTGAATTACCTGCCGATGCCAAAGTAGGAATGTATCGTGTTTCTTACAAAACAGAAGGCGCTGGCTTTGTCGATTTTTTATTTAACAAAGAAGACATCCGTTTTCGTTTTAACCCAAACAGTGCAGAAGAAAGCATTCATTTTGATAGCTCTTCAGAAAACATCCTATATCAAGACTATATTAAAGTTGTTGCTCTTGAACAGTACAAGTTAGACTCCTTGCAGGTAGCCTATTTAAAAGGCCCATCAGCAAACACAGAAAAACTATACAACAACCAACTAAAAGAAATTACTGCCTTACAAGCTTCTTATGTAAAGAAAGCCAAAGGAAAAATGGTTGAGGATTTTATTAAAGCCAATAATCGATACAACAGTACTAGTATTTCAAAAGATTCACAGGCTTACCTAAACATGGTTGTCAAGCACTTTTTTGACAACATCGATTTTAACAACAAGACATTATACAATTCTACTTTTTTAGTTGATAGGATTACAGATTATGTGTTCTACATGAATTATTCTGAAGATGAAAAAACACAAGAAAATCTGCATAAAAAAGCCATTAAAGATGTTCTAGGTAGAGTAAAAGATCCAGTATTTAAAAAAGATATTGTTGAGTTTTTAGTTACCCAATTTATCAATTACCAGCGAGTTACTTTTGTAGATTATTTAATGAGCAGCTATTACGATCCACTACCAAAAAACATAAAAGATCAAGAATTCTTAGCTTTAGTTAAAGAAAAAACGATTGTTGAGGTTGGTAGAATAGCTCCAGATATTAGCTGGACAGAGAATGGTAAAAACTACAAGCTTTCTACCTTAAAAGAAGCCTCAAACTATGTATTGATTTTTTGGAGCACCACTTGCTCTCATTGTACCCGTGAAATTCCTTTATTACACAGCTTTATGAAAGGTAAAAAGAATACAAAAATTATTGCTTTCGGGATGGAAGAATCAAGTGCTAATTGGAAAAGCTATATCAAAGGTTTAAGCGGATGGCACCATATCCTCGGTTTAAATAAATGGGAAAACCCAACAGCTAGAACCTATCAAATATATTCAACGCCAACCTATATCGTTTTGAACAGCAATAAAAAAATCATTGCCAAACCACAAACATTAGAGCAACTACAAAAAATAATCAGTGGTTTAGAATAGGTTTTCTATTTAGAAATACAAAAAAGCATCTTCTATATGATCTATAGTAAAGGTGCTTTTTTGGTTAATAATAGCAATGATATCAAAGCGAACTTCAACATCTAAATCTTTGTCTTGCACATAATGATCCATAGCCAAAACTAAGAGTTGAATCTTTTTTTTATTGACAAAATCCTGTGGATTCCCAAAAGCTTCTGAGGACCGAGTCTTTACTTCTACCGCGACAATAGTATCTTCTTTTTGGGCAATAATATCAACCTCAGCTTTTAAAAAACGATAATTTGTCTCTAGGATGGTATACTTCTTTTTTAACAAGAATTCAACAGCTAACTGCTCTCCTTTTTTACCAAGTTCGTAGTGCTTTGCCATTAGTTCTGCATAAATAAAACTGTTGCGTGTTGCTCTGTAACATCCATTTCTATAGTTCTACCAAGTATAATCGCCTGGTTGTCTGCCTCGTGACCTGCAGGAAAATCAAACAAAACAGGGAAATCATATTCTGCAACCACTTCTAAAATGAGTGATTCTATAGATTCTCCCCAAGGCGTAGTATTTTTCTTAATTTTGGTCATATCACCAATAATAAGTCCTTTGCAATTTTCAAAATACCCTGCCCGCTTTAAACTTTGCAGCATACGATCTATATGATATTTATACTCGCCAATTTCTTCAATAAATAAGATTTTTCCACGGGTATCTATTTCACTTTTTGAACCCAACATGGTTAACAACATGGTTAAGTTTCCGCCAACCAATTGACCTTCTGCAGAACCTTTTCTATTCAGATCATTTGGACTAACTTGATAGCTCAAAGATTCTCCAAATAGCGCAGACTTAAAGCTAGCAATGGTCTTTTTAGTTTCTTTCGGATCTTCTTCTAAACTGGTTGCCATCATAGCGTGTAATGTTTCAAAACCTAGGTTGTGTACATGACTGTGAATTGCAGTAATATCTGAATAACCAACAATCCATTTGGGATGCTTTTTAAAAGTACTAAAATCTAATAAGTCTAAAATCCGAACAGATCCATATCCTCCACGTGCACTCCAAATTGCTTTGATATTTTTATTGTCCAAGGCCTTTTGAAAATCAGCTGCTCGTTCTTCATCAGAACCTGCAAAATGAGATCCTTGGACATACAAATGCTCACCCAAAACCACATGCAATCCCCAACTTTCTACCAATCGCTTTGCTTTTTCTATGGAAGCCTCTCGGTTCATTAAAATACCTGCCGGGGCTACAATAGCAATCGTATCTCCCTTTTTAAGATAAGGTGCCTTAACTAGTTGATTGCTTTTAACTCTAAGTGAGTTTGGCATTTCTTGAGCAGAAGCAAAGCTTATCAAGCTTAAAAAAAAGAGTCTGACTAAGTAGGTTTGGGCTTTTAAATTCATAGAATTGCTTTTTGTAAAAGTATCAATTTTCGTTGGCATTGTAAAATAACTTCTGCTTGCTTTTTTGTACTTTTGCAATTCAAAAATTGGTCCAAACTAATTTCAATTCAAAATCAACTTAAAATGAAGACTCCTAAAAGATATACCATTACTGCAGCTTTGCCTTATACCAACGGACCTGTCCATATTGGGCATTTAGCCGGAGTCTACGTACCTGCTGATATCTACACACGTTATTTGAGACTTAAAGGCGAAGATGTTGTCTTTGTTTGTGGATCAGATGAACACGGAGTACCTATCACAATTAAGGCAAAAAAAGAAGGAATCACTCCACAGCAAGTGGTTGATAAATACAATACAATTATCAAAGATTCTTTTGCTGATTTTGGAATTTCTTTTGACAATTATTCAAGAACCTCTGCAGAAATTCACCATAAAACTGCCTCAGAATTTTTCTTAAAATTATATAATGATGGTGAGTTTATTGAAGAAATAACAGAACAATTATACGATGAAGAGGCCAATCAATATTTAGCCGATCGTTTTGTTATAGGAACTTGCCCTAAATGTGGCAATGAAGAAAGTTATGGAGATCAGTGTGAAAGTTGTGGAACTAGCCACAATGCAACAGACTTGATCAATCCAAAATCTTCTATCACCGGAAACGTCCCAACCTTAAAAGAAACCAAACACTGGTTTTTACCCTTAGACAAGCATGAAGCTTTTTTAAAGGAATGGATTTTAGTTGGTCATAAAAACGACTGGAAACCCAATGTATTAGGTCAGGTAAAATCTTGGATTGATGATGGTTTAAGACCTAGAGCAGTAACCAGAGATTTGGATTGGGGTATTCCTGTTCCTTTAGAAGGAGCCGACGGAAAAGTATTGTATGTTTGGTTTGATGCTCCTATCGGATATATTTCTGCAACCAAAGAATGGGCTGCACAAAACAACAAAGACTGGGAGCCTTATTGGAAAAATGACGATACCAAATTGGTGCACTTTATTGGGAAAGACAATATCGTTTTTCACTGTATTATTTTTCCTGCAATGCTTAAAGCCCATGGAGATTTTGTAATGCCAGAAAATGTCCCTGCTAACGAATTCTTAAACTTAGAAGGAAACAAACTATCGACCTCAAAAAATTGGGCTGTTTGGCTGCATGAATACTTGGTTGATTTTCCAAATCAGCAAGATGCTTTGCGATATGCACTTACAGCAACAGCTCCAGAAACCAAAGACACAGACTTTACTTGGAAAGATTTTCAGGCCAGAAACAATAATGAATTGGTTGCTATCTTTGGTAACTTTATCAATAGAGTTGTGGTCTTAACTTCTAAATATTACAATGGCCTTGTTCCTGAAGCAAGTTCATTAACAGCCATAGATACAGAAGTGCTTACTCAATTACAAGAGTTTCCAGAGATCATATCTAGATCTATAGAGCGTTACCGTTTTAGAGAAGCAAGTCAAGAATTAATGAATCTTGCTCGTTTAGGAAACAAATACCTGGCAGACGAAGAGCCTTGGAAAGTAGTTAAAGAAGATCCGAAACGCGTAGAAACAATTATGCATGTTGCCTTGCAGATTGCAGCTGGTTTGGCCGTTTTATCTGAGCCTTTTTTACCTTTTACCTCTGCCAAATTAAAAGGGATTTTAAACATCAATCAAAGCGATAAAAGCACAGCAACTCTAACATGGAAATCAGTGAGTACAGAAGCTACATTGCTGGCTGCTAAACATCAAATTAACAAAGCAGAATTGCTTTTTTCTAAAATTGAAGACGAAGAAATTACAGCGCAATTGGCAAAATTAGAAGCAACCAAAAAAAGTAACGAAAACGAGAAAAAAACGGTAGCTCCTCAAAAAGAAACTATCAATTTTGATGACTTTACCAAATTGGATATGA contains:
- a CDS encoding YraN family protein, whose translation is MAKHYELGKKGEQLAVEFLLKKKYTILETNYRFLKAEVDIIAQKEDTIVAVEVKTRSSEAFGNPQDFVNKKKIQLLVLAMDHYVQDKDLDVEVRFDIIAIINQKSTFTIDHIEDAFLYF
- a CDS encoding SDR family oxidoreductase, giving the protein MNFSNKIVWITGASSGIGKALAIKLSEENAILILSARKLPALLEVQQLCKDPEKVFPFPLDLEDYKDFPSKVAELIKKHGTVDVLINNGGISQRSLAKDTELSVDEKIMKVNYLGTIALTKALLPHFIEKQKGHFVVTSSAVGIIGTPYRSSYAASKHALHGFFDSLRAECFTDNISVTIVCPGFVKTSVSMNALTGDGSPQQSMDKATENGIDPERFATKMLKAIAQKKEEVYIAGTKEKFGIYLKRWVPKLFSVLVRKIKVT
- the metG gene encoding methionine--tRNA ligase — its product is MQFKNWSKLISIQNQLKMKTPKRYTITAALPYTNGPVHIGHLAGVYVPADIYTRYLRLKGEDVVFVCGSDEHGVPITIKAKKEGITPQQVVDKYNTIIKDSFADFGISFDNYSRTSAEIHHKTASEFFLKLYNDGEFIEEITEQLYDEEANQYLADRFVIGTCPKCGNEESYGDQCESCGTSHNATDLINPKSSITGNVPTLKETKHWFLPLDKHEAFLKEWILVGHKNDWKPNVLGQVKSWIDDGLRPRAVTRDLDWGIPVPLEGADGKVLYVWFDAPIGYISATKEWAAQNNKDWEPYWKNDDTKLVHFIGKDNIVFHCIIFPAMLKAHGDFVMPENVPANEFLNLEGNKLSTSKNWAVWLHEYLVDFPNQQDALRYALTATAPETKDTDFTWKDFQARNNNELVAIFGNFINRVVVLTSKYYNGLVPEASSLTAIDTEVLTQLQEFPEIISRSIERYRFREASQELMNLARLGNKYLADEEPWKVVKEDPKRVETIMHVALQIAAGLAVLSEPFLPFTSAKLKGILNINQSDKSTATLTWKSVSTEATLLAAKHQINKAELLFSKIEDEEITAQLAKLEATKKSNENEKKTVAPQKETINFDDFTKLDMRVGTILEATKVPKTKKLLQLKVDVGIDVRTIVSGIAESFSPEEIIGQQVTVLCNLAPRTLKGIESQGMILMTDTIDGKLAFVSPEQAIDNGQQIS
- a CDS encoding S66 peptidase family protein, with amino-acid sequence MNLKAQTYLVRLFFLSLISFASAQEMPNSLRVKSNQLVKAPYLKKGDTIAIVAPAGILMNREASIEKAKRLVESWGLHVVLGEHLYVQGSHFAGSDEERAADFQKALDNKNIKAIWSARGGYGSVRILDLLDFSTFKKHPKWIVGYSDITAIHSHVHNLGFETLHAMMATSLEEDPKETKKTIASFKSALFGESLSYQVSPNDLNRKGSAEGQLVGGNLTMLLTMLGSKSEIDTRGKILFIEEIGEYKYHIDRMLQSLKRAGYFENCKGLIIGDMTKIKKNTTPWGESIESLILEVVAEYDFPVLFDFPAGHEADNQAIILGRTIEMDVTEQHATVLFMQN
- a CDS encoding CvpA family protein, with the translated sequence MNVFDIVITIVLVFGFVRGLIKGFFVEIASLIALIGGVYGAIHFSDYAASYLKESVSWSEKQISLAAFALTFIVIIVLVSLAGKLLTKLADFAALGIINKILGGVFGFLKYALILSVFFIFFQKMNKTISFVKQETLDESLLYGPIKSIVPAIIPSIDLENQPLKTEGLDKLLEEI
- a CDS encoding thioredoxin-like domain-containing protein; the protein is MKKLFILFALFAITAQAQYKIEGTLNPADKFSWVILYKIEGAKQLFVKSGKIENGQFKFELPADAKVGMYRVSYKTEGAGFVDFLFNKEDIRFRFNPNSAEESIHFDSSSENILYQDYIKVVALEQYKLDSLQVAYLKGPSANTEKLYNNQLKEITALQASYVKKAKGKMVEDFIKANNRYNSTSISKDSQAYLNMVVKHFFDNIDFNNKTLYNSTFLVDRITDYVFYMNYSEDEKTQENLHKKAIKDVLGRVKDPVFKKDIVEFLVTQFINYQRVTFVDYLMSSYYDPLPKNIKDQEFLALVKEKTIVEVGRIAPDISWTENGKNYKLSTLKEASNYVLIFWSTTCSHCTREIPLLHSFMKGKKNTKIIAFGMEESSANWKSYIKGLSGWHHILGLNKWENPTARTYQIYSTPTYIVLNSNKKIIAKPQTLEQLQKIISGLE